Below is a window of Leisingera sp. S132 DNA.
AGCAGCGCGTTTTCGGGTATCGAGGTTGCGGCCTGCGCGCAGCCGGATGGAGATGTCGATATAGCCGTGCTGCGGATCGCCATCAGCAATGGAGGCGTGATTGGCCGCAAAGGCGCGCACCCGGATGCCCGCCAGAGGAAAGGTGCCGGTCTCTGCTGCGGCCTGCCGCAGGTGGCGGCACAGCGCGGCGATGTCGGTGCGCGCTTCCATATTGGCTGAGTAGTCCAGCGTGATATGCGGCATCTGCGTTACCTCTCCTGAATTACTTAACATGTTTAGCAAAATGCACGGCGTTGAGTCAAGCAGAAGAAACCCAAGCGGCAATTGCGTTTAGCCGGAAGCGGGGTGATAATCACGCATGTCCAGGATGATGCCCTCCACCGACCGTTCACTGCCCATTGCCCTTCTGCGGGCGCGGGAGCGCGTGATGGGTCCGATCCGCGCCCTGCTGAGCGGCGCGGGCCTGACCGAGCAGCAATGGCGAGTCCTGCGGGTGGTGCAGGAGAGCGGGCCGATTGACCCGACCCAGATCGCGGACAAGGCCTGTTTGCTGCTGCCGAGCCTGACGCGCATCCTGCAGAAGCTGGAGGAAAAGCAGCTGATCAGCCGGGAGCGCGACACCGAAGACCGCCGCCGCCAGGTGGTGCGGATTACGCCTGCAGGGGAGAAGATCATCACCGACAACCTGGAGGCCAGCCTGGAGCTGATGGAGCAGACCCGCCGGAAGATGGGGGTGGAGCGCTATGAGGCGCTGTTGGATCTGCTGAACGAACTGGACCAGATCGAGCTGCCTGAGTGAGGCTGGAGTGAGTCGGTTTTGCCGCATTTGGCGCGGATGGCCGGGTGCGTGACGCAAATGGGCCTGGCTGCCCATTCTGATGACATCACATGTTATTTAGATATTAAGTTCATTAAATCAATTACTTATAACATATTCACGCTCGGCTCTCCGTAGGCTTTGGTGCTGCGTCTGTACAGGTGATTTCCCGCCTGTGACGCAAATGGCGCGGCTGATGTCCGAAATCCCCCTGTGAAATGACGCATTTCTCAACGATTCTGCCGGAGACAGTTGATGAGGACATCATGCGGTACTCCGGCCTGAAAGTGATCAAGGAGGCCCTGACGGGCCACAAGGGATGGCGCCCGACCTGGCGCGATCCGGAACCCAAGAAAAGCTACGATGTGGTGATCATCGGCGGCGGCGGGCACGGGCTGGCAACAGCCTATTACCTGGCCAAGAACCACGGCATCACCAATGTCGCGGTGATCGAGAAAGGCTGGATCGGCGGCGGCAACGTGGGCCGCAACACAACCATCATCCGCTCCAACTATCTGCTGGACGGCAATGAGCCGTTTTACGAGCTGTCGCTGAAGCTGTGGGAAGGGCTGGAGCAAGACTTCAACTACAACGCCATGGTCAGCCAGCGCGGCATTCTGAACCTGGTGCACACGGACGCGCAGCGCGATGCGGCGCGGCGCCGGGGCAATGCGATGATCCTGAACGGGTCGGACGCGGAACTGCTGGACACCGACGGCGTGCGGGCGATGTACCCGTTCCTGAACTTCAACGATGCGCGTTTCCCGATCAAGGGCGGGCTGCTGCACCGCCGCGGCGGCACCGTGCGCCATGACGCGGTGGCCTGGGGCTATGCCCGCGGCGCGGACCTGCGCGGCGTGGACATCATCCAGAACTGCGAAGTCACCGGCTTCCGGATCGAGAACGGCAAATGCCTGGGTGTGGAGACCAGCAAAGGCTTCATCGGCGCCAATAAAGTGGCGAGCTGTGTTGCCGGGTCGTCGAGCCGGGTGATGGAGAAGGCGGGCATGCGCCTGCCGATTGAAAGCCATGTGCTGCAGGCATTCGTGTCCGAGGGTCTGAAGCCTGTGCTGGACGGGGTCATCACCTTTGGTGCGGGCCACTTCTATTGCAGCCAGTCGGACAAGGGCGGCCTGGTCTTTGGCGGTGACCTGGACATGTACAATTCCTATGCGCAGCGCGGCAACCTGCCGGTGGTCGAGGATGTGATGGAAGGCGGCATGGCGCTGATCCCGGCACTGGGCCGGGTACGGATGCTGCGCAGCTGGGGCGGCATCATGGACATGTCGATGGATGGCTCCCCCTTCATCGACAAGACCCATATCGACGGGCTCTATTTCAACGGCGGCTGGTGCTACGGCGGGTTCAAGGCGACCCCGGCCTCGGGCTGGTGCTATGCGCATCTGCTGGCGACCGATACCCCGCACAAGGTGGCCACGGCCTACCGGCTCGACCGGTTCCGCCGTGGCTGCATGATCGACGAAAAGGGCCAGGGCGCCCAGCCGAACCTGCACTGAGGAAGGAAAGCAGATGATTATCAACCATCCGATCCTCGGACCGCGGGATAGCCAGGAGTTCACCTATCTGGGGGACGCCAGCCTGATCGACCGGCCGGACTGGCAGGCGGCAGACGCGGCGGATCAGTTCCACGACTACCTGTATCTGCGCGACAACCCGGCGGGCGCGCACCGCGAGCTGTGGTTCCATGAGCAGGGCGACCGGTCCTGGCTGGTGGTGACCCGCAACACCGTGACCCATGAAATCCTGAATGTCGAACTGGCCCGTGATGTGGCCCGGGCAAGGGGACGCAGCAAATGAGCGATGTAATGGTAAATGCCGGTTCGGTTGCCTTCCAGGCCGACGGCAGCACTGGCGCCCGCAAGGGTGTTCAGGTCAACCGCTTGGACGGCGGGCTGATCAAGGGCGGCAAGCCGCTGAATTTCACCTTTGACGGCAAGCGCTTCAAAGGGTTTGAGGGCGACACGCTGGCCTCGGCCCTGCTGGCAAACGGTGTGCGGCTGATGGGCCGGTCGTTCAAATACCACCGCCCGCGGGGCGTGCTGACCTCTGGGTCCGAAGAGCCGAACGCATTGGTCGAGCTGCGCAGCGGCGGGCGGCAGGAGCCGAACACACGCGCCACCGTGGCGGAGCTCTATGACGGGCTGGAGGCGAACTCGCAGAACCGCTGGCCGTCGCTGCAGCATGACTTCATGGCGATCAACGACCGGTTCTCGAATTTTCTGACGGCCGGTTTCTACTACAAGACCTTCATGTGGCCTGCGGCGTTCTGGGAGAAGCTGTACGAGCCGATCATCCGCAAGGCGGCGGGTCTGGGCAGCATCAGTTTCGAAGCGGATCCGGATGCCTATGACAAGGGTTTCCTGCATTGTGACCTGCTGGTTATCGGGGCCGGTCCCACCGGCCTGATGGCGGCACTGACGGCTGGCCGGGCCGGGGCGCAGGTGATCATCGCCGACGAAGACTTCCTGCTGGGCGGGCGT
It encodes the following:
- a CDS encoding sarcosine oxidase subunit delta produces the protein MIINHPILGPRDSQEFTYLGDASLIDRPDWQAADAADQFHDYLYLRDNPAGAHRELWFHEQGDRSWLVVTRNTVTHEILNVELARDVARARGRSK
- a CDS encoding 5-carboxymethyl-2-hydroxymuconate Delta-isomerase, which encodes MPHITLDYSANMEARTDIAALCRHLRQAAAETGTFPLAGIRVRAFAANHASIADGDPQHGYIDISIRLRAGRNLDTRKRAAQAVFDAAQAFLEPALQQHSIALSLEMRDIDPELSPKCGTIRDHMQKAEQ
- a CDS encoding sarcosine oxidase subunit beta family protein gives rise to the protein MRYSGLKVIKEALTGHKGWRPTWRDPEPKKSYDVVIIGGGGHGLATAYYLAKNHGITNVAVIEKGWIGGGNVGRNTTIIRSNYLLDGNEPFYELSLKLWEGLEQDFNYNAMVSQRGILNLVHTDAQRDAARRRGNAMILNGSDAELLDTDGVRAMYPFLNFNDARFPIKGGLLHRRGGTVRHDAVAWGYARGADLRGVDIIQNCEVTGFRIENGKCLGVETSKGFIGANKVASCVAGSSSRVMEKAGMRLPIESHVLQAFVSEGLKPVLDGVITFGAGHFYCSQSDKGGLVFGGDLDMYNSYAQRGNLPVVEDVMEGGMALIPALGRVRMLRSWGGIMDMSMDGSPFIDKTHIDGLYFNGGWCYGGFKATPASGWCYAHLLATDTPHKVATAYRLDRFRRGCMIDEKGQGAQPNLH
- the hpaR gene encoding homoprotocatechuate degradation operon regulator HpaR → MSRMMPSTDRSLPIALLRARERVMGPIRALLSGAGLTEQQWRVLRVVQESGPIDPTQIADKACLLLPSLTRILQKLEEKQLISRERDTEDRRRQVVRITPAGEKIITDNLEASLELMEQTRRKMGVERYEALLDLLNELDQIELPE